One Streptomyces sp. P9-A2 DNA window includes the following coding sequences:
- a CDS encoding site-specific integrase: MSGKRGNGEGSIYPYRNGFAAYVWVTTPEGNRKRKYVYGPTRKDVHEKWLKLHNEAGKGPVATTTPTLAQYLAYWLKEVVEPNLRPLTAATYETTVRLYVVPFLGSKRLDRLTVQDMRGWLNKLAETCQCCAQGKDTKRPEEKQRCCAKAKCCRQTLSKRSVNDARTIIRSALTNAMVEERISKNVAQLVKIQRARRRRPDPWSVEEACTFLENAQKRRDYLYAAYVLILVLGLRKGEVLGLTWSDVDLDTGELHIRHQLQRVRRRLLHTDTAKTEASEAVLPLPDICLTALRLRRKEQEAAKVAARDLWTESDLVFTTRYGTPVEPRNFTREFNRRCDRAGVRQIRVHDTRHTCASLLAALDVHPRIAMQILRHSEIAVTMEVYTHVPSSETRRALRKLGKALGGSKQKGGKKKGKRKREERPDGDGRQEP; this comes from the coding sequence ATGAGCGGGAAGCGGGGCAACGGTGAAGGATCCATCTATCCGTACCGGAACGGCTTCGCCGCGTACGTCTGGGTCACCACACCAGAGGGGAACCGCAAGCGGAAATACGTCTACGGGCCCACCCGCAAGGACGTCCACGAGAAGTGGCTGAAGCTCCACAACGAGGCCGGAAAAGGGCCGGTGGCGACCACCACGCCGACTCTCGCGCAGTACCTCGCCTACTGGCTCAAGGAGGTCGTGGAACCCAATCTCCGGCCTCTCACCGCAGCCACGTACGAGACGACCGTACGTCTCTACGTCGTTCCCTTCCTCGGCTCCAAGCGGCTCGACCGGCTGACCGTCCAGGACATGCGGGGCTGGCTGAACAAGCTCGCCGAGACCTGCCAGTGCTGTGCGCAGGGCAAGGACACGAAGCGACCCGAGGAGAAGCAGCGCTGCTGCGCCAAGGCGAAGTGCTGCCGACAGACACTCTCGAAGCGCTCGGTCAACGATGCGCGGACGATCATCCGCAGTGCGTTGACCAACGCCATGGTGGAAGAGCGCATCTCGAAGAACGTCGCCCAGCTGGTCAAGATCCAGCGGGCTCGGCGCAGGCGTCCGGACCCGTGGTCGGTCGAGGAGGCGTGCACCTTCCTGGAGAACGCGCAGAAGCGGCGGGACTACCTGTACGCGGCGTACGTCCTGATCCTCGTCCTCGGTCTCCGAAAGGGGGAGGTCCTGGGACTCACCTGGTCGGACGTGGACCTGGACACGGGGGAGCTGCACATCCGGCACCAGCTTCAGCGGGTCCGCCGGCGCCTGCTCCACACCGACACGGCCAAGACCGAGGCCTCCGAGGCGGTGCTTCCGCTGCCGGACATCTGCCTGACCGCCCTCCGGCTCCGGCGGAAGGAACAGGAGGCGGCGAAGGTGGCGGCGCGCGATCTCTGGACGGAATCGGATCTCGTCTTCACCACTCGCTACGGCACCCCGGTCGAGCCGCGGAACTTCACCCGTGAATTCAACCGGCGGTGCGACCGTGCCGGGGTCCGACAGATCCGCGTGCACGACACCCGGCACACCTGCGCCTCGCTCCTGGCCGCCCTCGACGTGCATCCCCGGATCGCCATGCAGATCCTTCGTCACTCCGAGATCGCCGTGACGATGGAGGTGTACACCCACGTGCCCTCGTCGGAGACTCGGCGGGCGCTCCGGAAGCTCGGGAAGGCTCTGGGCGGCAGCAAGCAGAAGGGCGGCAAGAAGAAGGGCAAGCGCAAGCGGGAAGAGCGGCCGGACGGGGACGGCCGGCAAGAGCCATAG
- a CDS encoding helix-turn-helix domain-containing protein: MTPATVSRKWHTTAEVAEMLGFSLSKTKLLVLTGEIRSVKVGRNRRILPAWVDEYVSRCAAEAERWSA; the protein is encoded by the coding sequence ATGACCCCGGCCACGGTCAGCCGGAAGTGGCACACGACCGCCGAAGTCGCCGAGATGCTCGGCTTCAGCCTCTCCAAGACCAAGTTGCTCGTGCTCACGGGCGAGATCCGTTCCGTCAAGGTCGGGCGCAACCGCCGCATCCTCCCGGCCTGGGTGGACGAGTACGTGAGTCGTTGCGCCGCCGAAGCTGAGAGGTGGTCCGCATGA
- a CDS encoding GatB/YqeY domain-containing protein — MTTLKSKLHDDLNVAIRARDELSSSTLRLTLTAITKEEVAGTEKRELSDDEVLKVITREAKKRREAADAFAQGGRPEQAEREKAEGELLARYLPQQMSDDELNAIVAQAVEETKAAGVEGPRAMGAVMKIVNPKVAGQAEGGRVAAAVKKLLAG; from the coding sequence ATGACCACGCTCAAGTCGAAGCTGCACGACGACCTCAACGTTGCCATCAGGGCGCGCGACGAGCTCAGCTCCTCCACGCTCCGGCTGACGCTCACCGCGATCACCAAGGAGGAGGTCGCGGGGACGGAGAAGCGTGAGCTCTCCGACGACGAGGTCCTCAAGGTGATCACCCGTGAGGCGAAGAAGCGCCGTGAGGCGGCGGACGCCTTCGCGCAGGGCGGGCGTCCCGAGCAGGCCGAGCGGGAGAAGGCGGAGGGTGAGCTGCTCGCGCGGTACCTGCCCCAGCAGATGTCCGACGACGAGCTGAACGCGATCGTCGCTCAGGCCGTCGAGGAGACGAAGGCGGCCGGCGTGGAGGGCCCGCGGGCCATGGGGGCGGTCATGAAGATCGTCAACCCGAAGGTGGCCGGGCAGGCCGAGGGCGGCCGGGTGGCCGCCGCGGTGAAGAAGCTCCTCGCCGGCTGA
- a CDS encoding FtsK/SpoIIIE domain-containing protein yields MTDLVTWAELGGSLAAIGGAAYARHAHPAAYWSTVGLPLSMVRLLASYSSTMDACGLTVEPSRWRVLAVRATTRREVRPVPPRRGAIRPTTTGLRMRLRLAPGQEPADVAASAERLRHAWGVHAVHVRDVKPGVVELRLVGFDVLRKVRMPRRLDDGPLRIPVALREDATAFVRDYRAVPHELVLGATLSGKSMYLRNLLTGLAAQPVALVGIDCKRGVELAPFAPRLSALATDPDQAAELLPALVKEMEDRYDLIKARQGIAPGTPEELITSDVWGLPEDERPAPIVLFIDEVAELFLVATRKEEERRDEMVTQLIRLAQLGRAAGIYLEVCGQRFGAELGKGATMLRAQLTGRVCHRVNDEASAKMALGDIAPEAVLAACAIAPELPGLAVVGDTSGGWSRIRTPRLSLADAAATCRATANLTPDVPALHPFRPYAPPTPVEASGPVATTRPATE; encoded by the coding sequence GTGACGGACCTGGTGACCTGGGCCGAGCTGGGCGGTTCGCTCGCTGCGATAGGCGGCGCTGCCTACGCCCGGCACGCACACCCGGCGGCGTACTGGTCCACGGTCGGGTTGCCGCTCTCGATGGTCCGGCTGCTGGCCTCGTACTCCTCGACCATGGACGCCTGCGGCCTGACCGTCGAGCCGTCCCGGTGGCGGGTGCTGGCCGTCCGGGCGACCACCCGCCGTGAAGTCCGGCCGGTGCCTCCTCGTCGGGGTGCCATCCGTCCCACTACGACGGGCCTGCGCATGCGGCTGCGGCTGGCTCCGGGGCAGGAGCCGGCGGACGTGGCGGCCTCCGCCGAACGTCTCCGGCACGCCTGGGGTGTCCACGCCGTCCACGTGCGGGACGTCAAGCCGGGCGTCGTCGAACTGCGGCTCGTCGGCTTCGACGTGCTGCGGAAGGTGCGGATGCCCCGCCGACTGGACGACGGCCCGCTTCGGATCCCGGTGGCGTTACGGGAAGACGCGACCGCGTTCGTGCGGGACTACCGGGCCGTGCCGCATGAGCTGGTGCTCGGCGCCACGCTCTCGGGCAAGTCCATGTACCTGCGGAACCTGCTGACCGGGCTCGCTGCTCAGCCGGTGGCCCTGGTCGGCATCGACTGCAAGCGCGGGGTCGAACTGGCGCCCTTCGCGCCCCGGCTCTCCGCCCTGGCGACCGACCCGGACCAGGCGGCCGAGCTGCTTCCCGCGCTCGTGAAGGAAATGGAGGACCGATACGACCTGATCAAGGCCCGGCAGGGCATCGCGCCCGGCACCCCGGAAGAGCTGATCACCTCGGACGTCTGGGGACTGCCGGAGGACGAACGCCCGGCCCCGATCGTGCTGTTCATCGACGAGGTGGCCGAACTCTTCCTCGTCGCCACGCGGAAGGAGGAGGAACGGCGGGACGAGATGGTCACCCAGCTCATCCGACTCGCCCAACTCGGCCGGGCCGCCGGCATCTACCTCGAAGTCTGCGGACAGCGCTTCGGCGCCGAACTGGGCAAGGGCGCGACCATGCTCCGCGCCCAGCTCACCGGCCGCGTCTGCCACCGTGTGAACGACGAAGCCTCGGCCAAGATGGCGCTCGGCGACATCGCCCCCGAGGCCGTCCTCGCGGCCTGCGCCATCGCCCCCGAGCTGCCCGGCCTGGCCGTCGTCGGCGACACCTCCGGCGGCTGGTCCCGCATCCGCACCCCCCGCCTCTCCCTCGCCGACGCCGCGGCCACCTGCCGCGCGACGGCGAACCTCACCCCCGACGTACCGGCGCTCCACCCCTTCCGGCCGTACGCCCCGCCGACGCCGGTGGAGGCGTCCGGGCCCGTGGCCACGACCCGCCCAGCCACCGAGTAA
- a CDS encoding GntR family transcriptional regulator: MAYEVEPPKYVRLAQTLQRRIEDGTYAPGTRVPSENQLVQAFGMSRPTVVRALELLKRDGWLESRQGYGTIVRGRPEVVEQKDRRGHEALERDESQSAGRLIEVGHVLVPARVASALGLPKRAEVLMRRFLAEEDGEAVELVSSYFPAGLVEGTELGSGELLSGSSREHLEVRKKVRFDHVTERVSARLPEAREAELLDLPDGVPVLSVLVVACDASGRALQVADVLLPADRQELEDTYRLN; encoded by the coding sequence ATGGCGTATGAAGTGGAGCCACCGAAGTACGTGCGCCTCGCGCAGACGCTTCAGCGGCGCATCGAGGACGGCACGTACGCGCCCGGCACCCGCGTACCGAGCGAGAACCAGTTGGTGCAGGCCTTCGGGATGTCCCGCCCGACCGTCGTCCGGGCGCTGGAGCTGCTGAAGCGGGACGGCTGGCTCGAGTCCCGGCAGGGGTACGGCACGATCGTCCGAGGTCGGCCGGAAGTCGTCGAGCAGAAGGACCGGCGGGGGCATGAGGCGCTGGAACGCGACGAGTCGCAGAGTGCGGGCCGTCTGATCGAAGTTGGTCATGTGCTTGTTCCGGCTCGGGTCGCCTCGGCGCTCGGTCTGCCGAAGAGGGCCGAAGTCCTCATGCGCCGTTTCCTGGCCGAAGAGGACGGCGAAGCTGTCGAGCTGGTCTCGTCGTACTTCCCCGCCGGCCTGGTGGAAGGCACTGAGCTGGGGTCCGGTGAGCTCTTGAGCGGTAGCTCTCGTGAACACCTCGAAGTGCGGAAGAAGGTCCGCTTCGACCACGTGACCGAGCGGGTCTCCGCTCGACTGCCCGAAGCCCGTGAAGCCGAGCTGCTGGATCTGCCGGACGGCGTCCCCGTGCTGAGCGTCCTGGTCGTCGCGTGTGACGCCTCCGGCCGAGCCTTGCAGGTCGCTGACGTGCTCCTGCCTGCCGACCGGCAGGAACTCGAAGACACCTACCGTCTGAACTGA
- a CDS encoding metallophosphoesterase: MRARYGIPLGITAAGAAGLVYAAGFEARSFRLRRVTIPVLPSGMRPLRVLQVSDIHLVSGQRKKQRWLRSLAGLRPDFVINTGDNLSDPESVPEVLDTLGPLMEFPGAYVFGSNDYYGPMLRNPARYLIEKVQGRHGLNGNDPVANVIHNPWEDLRDGFDGAGWRNLTNTRDTLKIEGVTIELTGLDDPHIKRDRYAEVAGGPSGTADFSMGVVHAPYLRVLDSFTADGYPLILAGHTHGGQLCIPFYGALVTNCDLDTDRVKGLSTHTSEGRTSYLHVSAGCGTNRYTPVRFACPPEATLMTLVGRE, encoded by the coding sequence ATGCGCGCGCGATACGGAATCCCCCTGGGAATCACGGCGGCCGGAGCCGCCGGACTGGTGTACGCGGCGGGCTTCGAGGCCCGCTCCTTCCGGCTGCGACGGGTGACGATCCCCGTCCTGCCCTCCGGAATGCGCCCCCTGCGCGTCCTGCAGGTCTCCGACATCCACCTGGTGAGCGGCCAGCGCAAGAAGCAGCGCTGGCTGCGCTCGCTGGCCGGTCTGCGCCCGGACTTCGTGATCAACACGGGCGACAACCTGTCCGACCCGGAGAGCGTCCCGGAGGTGTTGGACACACTGGGCCCCCTGATGGAGTTCCCGGGCGCCTACGTCTTCGGCTCCAACGACTACTACGGCCCCATGCTGCGCAACCCGGCCCGCTACCTGATCGAGAAGGTCCAGGGCCGGCACGGCCTGAACGGCAACGACCCCGTCGCCAACGTGATCCACAACCCGTGGGAGGACCTGCGGGACGGCTTCGACGGCGCGGGCTGGCGGAACCTGACGAACACCAGGGACACCCTGAAGATCGAGGGCGTCACGATCGAGCTGACCGGCCTGGACGACCCGCACATCAAAAGGGACCGCTACGCGGAGGTGGCGGGCGGCCCGTCGGGCACGGCGGACTTCTCGATGGGCGTCGTCCACGCCCCCTACCTGCGCGTCCTGGACTCCTTCACGGCCGACGGCTACCCCCTGATCCTGGCCGGCCACACCCACGGCGGCCAGCTCTGCATCCCCTTCTACGGCGCGCTGGTCACCAACTGCGACCTGGACACCGACCGTGTGAAGGGCCTGTCCACGCACACGTCCGAGGGCCGCACGTCCTACCTCCACGTCTCCGCGGGCTGTGGCACCAACCGCTACACCCCCGTCCGCTTCGCCTGCCCGCCGGAGGCGACGCTGATGACGCTGGTGGGCCGGGAGTAG
- a CDS encoding mobile element transfer protein — protein sequence MTANRRFRRVVRIGPVQVATYYDGRGREKHTAACTAPRCGFATDYDSRAAAELAARTHRCAVR from the coding sequence ATGACCGCCAACCGCCGCTTCCGCCGCGTCGTCCGCATCGGCCCCGTGCAGGTCGCCACCTACTACGACGGCCGCGGCCGCGAGAAGCACACCGCCGCCTGCACGGCTCCGCGCTGCGGCTTCGCCACGGACTACGACAGCCGCGCCGCCGCCGAGCTGGCCGCCCGTACCCACCGCTGCGCCGTCCGCTGA
- a CDS encoding replication initiator has translation MLASLSTLPELARQLSGLGGCTRPVRLDGHRTAYAVDRTTGEIGRVLHHLDSSALPAGQLFVRCNNRRATRCAACAETYRRDTYHLITAGLRGGKGTPERVATHPRVFATFTAPGFGPVHNRPSGGRPCRCGLRHDDQDPALGTPFDPGTYDYEAAVLWNAHAGALWQRFSIYLRREVAKRAGLTQRAFRDHARVSFAKVAEYQKRGAVHFHAVIRLDGPEGGETAPPAWATAELLTDAIRAAAAAVRVDGPEVDGRPHTFVFGRQLDVRPIRSADFTGGQDLTERAVAAYVAKYATKGAETATGTLDRPIRFLAELAQARITEHARRMIRTAWTLGARPELADLRLRAWAHMLGFRGHFSTKSRRYSTTLGALRDARADWRRAQAAPATPQEGETTLVLAHWVFAGTGLSRAEAWLAASLEPAPGTEGEPTR, from the coding sequence GTGCTGGCCTCCCTCAGCACCCTGCCCGAGCTGGCCCGCCAACTGTCCGGCCTGGGCGGCTGCACCCGCCCCGTACGCCTCGACGGCCACCGCACCGCATACGCGGTGGACCGGACGACCGGCGAGATCGGCCGCGTCCTGCATCACCTGGACTCCTCGGCCCTGCCCGCCGGTCAGCTCTTCGTCCGCTGCAACAACCGCCGCGCCACCCGGTGCGCGGCCTGCGCCGAGACCTACCGCCGCGACACCTACCACCTGATCACCGCAGGCCTCCGCGGCGGCAAGGGCACCCCCGAACGGGTCGCCACCCACCCGCGCGTCTTCGCCACCTTCACCGCCCCCGGCTTCGGCCCGGTCCACAACCGCCCCAGTGGCGGACGTCCCTGCCGCTGCGGCCTCCGCCACGACGACCAGGACCCGGCCCTGGGCACGCCCTTCGACCCGGGCACGTACGACTACGAAGCGGCCGTGCTGTGGAACGCGCACGCCGGGGCCCTCTGGCAACGCTTCTCGATCTACCTCCGCCGGGAGGTCGCCAAGCGAGCCGGCCTCACCCAGCGGGCCTTCCGCGACCATGCCCGGGTCTCCTTCGCCAAGGTGGCCGAGTACCAGAAGCGGGGCGCCGTCCACTTCCACGCGGTCATCCGCCTCGACGGCCCGGAAGGCGGCGAGACCGCGCCCCCGGCCTGGGCGACGGCCGAGCTGCTGACCGACGCCATCCGGGCCGCCGCCGCTGCCGTCCGCGTCGACGGCCCGGAGGTCGACGGCCGGCCGCACACCTTCGTCTTCGGCCGACAGCTCGACGTCCGCCCGATCCGCTCCGCCGACTTCACGGGCGGCCAGGACCTGACCGAGCGGGCCGTAGCGGCGTACGTCGCCAAGTACGCCACCAAGGGCGCCGAGACGGCGACCGGCACCCTCGACCGGCCGATCCGCTTCCTCGCCGAGCTGGCCCAGGCCCGGATCACCGAACACGCCCGACGCATGATCCGTACCGCCTGGACCCTGGGCGCACGCCCCGAGCTGGCAGACCTCCGCCTGCGGGCCTGGGCCCACATGCTCGGCTTCCGCGGCCACTTCTCCACCAAGTCCCGCCGCTACTCCACCACCCTCGGCGCCCTCCGTGATGCGCGCGCCGACTGGCGCCGGGCCCAAGCCGCTCCGGCCACGCCTCAGGAAGGCGAGACCACGCTCGTCCTCGCTCACTGGGTTTTCGCCGGTACCGGCCTGTCCCGCGCCGAAGCCTGGCTTGCCGCATCGCTTGAACCCGCCCCCGGAACAGAAGGAGAACCCACCCGATGA
- a CDS encoding SCO3933 family regulatory protein has protein sequence MRVIRVDASTATILLTEAPAPKVRDRQTGEIAKDAVTGEVLMTVGVVYIDEGESSLIQVTVPESGVTEGLTVGAPVSLPGLVARPWQSVFNGKERHGIAYRATAVAPGAFPIAQAG, from the coding sequence GTGCGTGTGATCCGCGTTGACGCCTCGACCGCCACGATCCTGCTCACCGAAGCTCCGGCGCCGAAGGTGCGCGACCGGCAGACCGGTGAGATCGCCAAGGACGCGGTGACCGGTGAGGTGCTGATGACCGTCGGCGTCGTCTACATCGACGAGGGCGAGTCGTCGCTGATCCAGGTCACCGTCCCGGAGAGCGGAGTGACCGAGGGCCTGACGGTCGGTGCTCCGGTCTCGCTGCCGGGTCTGGTGGCACGGCCGTGGCAGAGCGTCTTCAACGGCAAGGAGCGGCACGGCATCGCCTACCGGGCGACCGCCGTCGCTCCGGGCGCCTTCCCGATCGCTCAGGCGGGCTGA
- a CDS encoding SpdD protein produces MFRPKLPDVPSLPTPPVTPQQMQAPVPSPGRPVAPYVGIGAGAVAAVVVVGIVLTALLAALAVSAVSVAIAAVVLRSLVSSAHQR; encoded by the coding sequence GTGTTCCGTCCCAAGCTGCCCGACGTCCCGAGCCTGCCGACGCCACCCGTCACGCCTCAGCAGATGCAGGCCCCGGTTCCCTCGCCCGGTCGCCCGGTCGCCCCGTACGTGGGCATCGGTGCCGGGGCGGTCGCCGCCGTGGTCGTCGTCGGGATCGTGCTCACCGCGCTCCTGGCGGCCCTCGCCGTCTCGGCCGTGTCCGTGGCCATCGCCGCCGTAGTGCTGCGCTCCCTCGTCAGCAGCGCGCACCAGCGCTGA
- a CDS encoding DUF2637 domain-containing protein, whose protein sequence is MRALPVRIDAVLVQALIAAALSFAHLHDLASAAGQHGWKAWAYPVSVDLLLVAAWRRLRSGGAKTAGWCWFLVALTASLGANVATAGLLDLDDVPDWLRILVAGWPAVAFLGGTLLAHGAPADPPTGKHESALGPMAPEAPSPAPELPAAEPEPALPSTPPVPPALVTLARKVADEHRARTGTPIDTSTLRARLGIPLSLAEALSTHLT, encoded by the coding sequence GTGCGTGCCCTGCCCGTCCGCATCGACGCCGTACTCGTCCAAGCACTGATCGCCGCCGCGCTGTCCTTCGCCCACCTGCATGACCTGGCCTCGGCTGCCGGACAGCACGGATGGAAGGCCTGGGCCTACCCGGTCTCCGTCGACCTGCTGCTGGTCGCGGCCTGGCGGCGGCTCCGCTCCGGCGGGGCGAAAACGGCCGGGTGGTGCTGGTTCCTCGTCGCCCTCACCGCCTCACTCGGCGCCAACGTCGCCACCGCCGGACTCCTCGACCTCGACGACGTACCGGACTGGCTGCGCATCCTCGTCGCCGGATGGCCCGCGGTCGCCTTCCTGGGCGGAACGCTGCTCGCCCACGGAGCACCCGCGGATCCCCCGACGGGGAAGCACGAGTCGGCCCTGGGGCCCATGGCTCCCGAAGCCCCCTCCCCTGCTCCCGAGTTGCCCGCTGCGGAGCCGGAACCTGCTCTGCCTTCCACGCCTCCGGTCCCGCCGGCGCTCGTCACGCTCGCGCGCAAGGTCGCCGACGAACACCGCGCCCGGACCGGAACGCCCATCGACACCTCGACCCTTCGCGCCCGGCTCGGCATCCCGCTGTCGCTGGCCGAAGCCCTCTCCACCCACCTCACCTGA
- a CDS encoding Pr6Pr family membrane protein, which translates to MTAPIPRDIPDLPVIPGRRTNLMPSSAPAGAVAPPVRRPLTAAYRLLLALAALAAVTVEILLGGPARVLSHFTIQSTLLLTAVMLASAHRAWTARRPLPGALTGATLLYVVAAALLHHVLLAGATPAYTMAGTAEPADLTGPAGTLAALAPPTLHTMLPIAAVLDWLLLSPPARMRLTHAAAWLLYPTAHLVFVLALGGLLTVGPARFLYPFQDTDRHGHQYVLGVSLLLLLALYCLALALIALDRTRPAPLRLGAKTGFRLQPPVG; encoded by the coding sequence ATGACCGCCCCGATACCCAGGGACATCCCTGACCTCCCCGTCATCCCGGGGAGACGGACGAACCTCATGCCCTCGTCGGCCCCCGCGGGGGCCGTGGCGCCACCGGTACGCCGCCCCCTGACAGCGGCGTACCGCCTGCTCCTGGCGCTGGCCGCGCTCGCGGCGGTGACCGTCGAGATCCTGCTCGGCGGCCCGGCACGCGTCCTGAGCCACTTCACGATCCAGAGCACGCTCCTGCTGACCGCGGTCATGCTCGCCTCGGCCCACCGTGCCTGGACGGCCCGCCGCCCCCTCCCGGGCGCCCTGACCGGAGCGACGCTGCTGTACGTGGTCGCGGCGGCCCTGCTCCACCACGTCCTCCTGGCGGGCGCGACACCGGCGTACACGATGGCGGGGACGGCGGAGCCTGCGGACCTGACCGGCCCGGCCGGCACGCTGGCCGCACTCGCGCCCCCCACCCTGCACACGATGCTCCCGATCGCGGCGGTACTGGACTGGCTGCTCCTCTCCCCGCCGGCCCGCATGCGCCTCACCCACGCCGCCGCATGGCTCCTGTACCCGACGGCCCACCTGGTCTTCGTCCTGGCCCTCGGCGGTCTCCTCACCGTCGGCCCGGCCCGCTTCCTCTACCCCTTCCAGGACACCGACCGACACGGCCACCAGTACGTTCTGGGCGTCTCCCTCCTCCTGCTTCTCGCCCTGTACTGCCTGGCCCTCGCCCTCATCGCCCTGGACCGCACCCGCCCGGCCCCCCTGCGCCTGGGCGCCAAAACCGGATTTCGTCTCCAGCCACCGGTGGGCTAA